Proteins encoded within one genomic window of Epinephelus lanceolatus isolate andai-2023 chromosome 9, ASM4190304v1, whole genome shotgun sequence:
- the zbtb34 gene encoding zinc finger and BTB domain-containing protein 34, with amino-acid sequence MLICKTAADKLEKHIQEMDDGSYIEFDVPEFSNTVLTQLNELRLQGKLCDIIVHIQGQPFRAHKAVLAASSPYFRDHSALSTMSGLSISVIKSPEVFEQLLAFCYTGHMSLQLKDIISFLTAASFLQMQAIIDKCTQILESIHSKISLPVSVCSPEKDDSQTSGNGVNDSNLFVNPTQISPPYYSRQSQAGHEARFELAGKSLGRGRQLQEEGQSDRGSSDSVSEHDAPIEGETEQVELIGKDGQVTDVHVKIEKTDRPTYSDSSSAGDDGYHTELVDGEQVLAVSVGSYGPVIQSAAYSYSGLSSSCFVNLSNSSPSRSMLSGFRGGRARAKRPLAIPAGVLSHIKTGSDDSESAVGATGLENDVRERSLRSQWYPYNERLICIYCGKTFNQKGSLDRHMRLHMGITPFVCKFCGKKYTRKDQLEYHIRGHTDNKPFHCQICGKCFPFQGTLNQHLRKKHMGASEGSNHIDSPERTEGSSGQKDQEDTSEGMAFEAQYAEEAPANDMEESSKCSPEEAQASRCDF; translated from the coding sequence GCAGCCGACAAACTGGAGAAGCATATCCAAGAAATGGACGACGGCAGCTACATCGAGTTCGATGTGCCGGAGTTCAGTAACACTGTTCTTACCCAGCTCAATGAGCTGCGGCTGCAAGGAAAGTTGTGTGACATCATCGTTCACATTCAGGGCCAGCCATTTCGAGCCCACaaggctgtgctggcagctagTTCACCCTACTTTCGTGACCACTCAGCTCTCAGCACCATGAGTGGCCTTTCCATCTCGGTCATCAAAAGTCCTGAGGTGTTTGAGCAGCTTCTTGCATTCTGCTACACAGGTCACATGTCCCTGCAGCTCAAGGATATAATCAGTTTCCTCACTGCTGCAAGCTTTCTGCAGATGCAGGCCATCATTGACAAGTGCACCCAAATCCTTGAGAGCATCCACTCCAAGATCAGCCTCCCAGTTAGTGTCTGCAGCCCAGAGAAGGATGACTCACAGACCAGCGGCAATGGGGTCAACGACAGCAACCTCTTTGTAAACCCTACCCAGATCTCCCCCCCTTACTACTCCCGGCAgagtcaggcaggacacgaaGCGCGCTTTGAGCTGGCAGGGAAAAGCCTGGGTCGGGGGCGACAACTTCAAGAGGAAGGCCAGTCAGACCGAGGCAGTAGTGATAGTGTGTCAGAGCATGATGCTCCCATAGAGGGAGAAACGGAGCAAGTGGAACTGATCGGCAAAGACGGGCAAGTAACAGATGTGCATGTGAAGATAGAGAAGACCGATAGACCCACTTACTCAGATAGTTCCTCAGCTGGTGATGATGGCTACCACACAGAGTTGGTAGATGGAGAGCAGGTATTGGCTGTCAGTGTGGGCTCTTACGGGCCTGTCATCCAGTCTGCTGCCTATTCTTACTCAGGGCTGTCCTCCTCATGCTTTGTCAACCTTAGCAACTCCAGTCCTTCCCGCTCCATGCTCAGTGGCTTCAGAGGTGGGCGAGCCAGGGCAAAGCGTCCTTTGGCCATCCCAGCAGGGGTGCTGAGTCATATCAAAACAGGCTCAGATGATAGCGAATCAGCTGTGGGAGCCACAGGGTTGGAGAACGATGTGCGAGAGCGTAGCCTGCGGAGCCAGTGGTACCCCTACAATGAGAGACTCATTTGCATCTACTGTGGAAAGACCTTCAATCAGAAAGGGAGCCTGGATCGCCACATGCGCCTGCACATGGGAATCACCCCATTTGTTTGTAAATTCTGTGGCAAGAAGTACACAAGGAAAGACCAGCTGGAGTACCACATCCGTGGCCACACGGACAACAAGCCCTTCCACTGTCAGATCTGTGGCAAATGCTTCCCATTTCAGGGCACCCTTAACCAGCACCTGAGGAAGAAGCACATGGGAGCATCAGAGGGCAGTAATCATATAGACTCTCCAGAGAGGACGGAGGGAAGCTCAGGTCAGAAGGACCAAGAGGATACGTCTGAGGGGATGGCCTTCGAGGCGCAATATGCAGAAGAGGCACCAGCCAATGATATGGAAGAGAGTTCAAAATGCAGTCCAGAGGAGGCTCAAGCATCAAGATGTGATTTTTAG